A genomic stretch from Schaalia odontolytica includes:
- a CDS encoding adenosylhomocysteinase has protein sequence MNRALDPLAAQLLLRAYARATNMLIAGRSFATDDPTLAALLRAFGAHVGPLSDAEGTPASPPVVFSLEEDATPRPGAITVLAPGGVFRAVIAPDGRIITGPGDEGRIEWARAHMPVTEVAARALAPLVAGRSVGLSLVLEPKTAALALMLSEAGARVSVFGWASETREDVAARLRDADIPVFADSAASREREWELAREFLDQRSEFLLDDGSHLIRLAHETERCPGVLDALVGAAEETTSGLRPLRSFDLHIPVMASNDARSKTLFDNGYGTGQSCWTTILDLIDPRGVGAPVAGMSVVVIGYGDVGRGCARFGAALGARVTVVELDPVRALQASMDGFAVASLEEAAASGGMLISATGERATIPLSALEAAPEGAIVTVAGGVDGEVSIDEAVAASWVMAESGDPHVQTLTSPSGKTLRVLERGEGINYTAGEGNPIEIMDMSFGVQLASLRELLTHEGELSPGLHDLPREADDAVAAAALGALSLS, from the coding sequence ATGAACCGCGCCCTGGATCCCCTCGCCGCCCAGCTGCTGCTACGCGCCTACGCGCGGGCCACGAACATGCTCATCGCGGGGCGTTCCTTCGCGACCGACGACCCGACACTCGCCGCCCTGCTGCGCGCCTTCGGCGCCCACGTGGGCCCGCTGTCGGATGCCGAGGGGACCCCGGCCTCGCCCCCGGTCGTCTTCTCGCTCGAGGAGGACGCGACCCCGAGGCCCGGCGCGATCACGGTCCTGGCACCCGGCGGCGTCTTCCGCGCCGTCATCGCCCCCGACGGGCGCATCATCACGGGCCCCGGCGACGAGGGACGCATCGAGTGGGCGCGCGCCCACATGCCGGTCACCGAGGTGGCGGCACGTGCACTAGCTCCCCTGGTGGCGGGCCGAAGCGTGGGGCTGTCCCTCGTCCTGGAGCCGAAGACGGCCGCCCTGGCCCTCATGCTCTCCGAGGCCGGGGCGCGCGTCAGCGTCTTCGGCTGGGCGTCCGAGACCCGCGAGGACGTCGCGGCCCGCCTGCGCGACGCCGACATCCCCGTCTTCGCGGATTCGGCAGCCTCCCGCGAGCGCGAGTGGGAGCTCGCCCGCGAGTTTTTGGATCAGCGCAGCGAATTCCTACTGGATGATGGCTCCCACCTGATCCGCCTGGCGCACGAGACGGAACGCTGCCCGGGTGTCCTGGACGCGCTGGTCGGCGCGGCGGAGGAGACCACCTCAGGGTTGCGGCCCCTGCGTTCTTTCGATCTGCACATTCCGGTCATGGCCTCGAACGACGCGCGTTCGAAGACCCTGTTCGACAACGGCTACGGGACGGGTCAGTCGTGCTGGACGACGATCCTCGATCTTATTGACCCGCGCGGCGTCGGCGCGCCCGTGGCGGGGATGAGCGTCGTCGTCATCGGCTACGGAGACGTGGGCCGCGGCTGCGCGCGCTTTGGAGCGGCGCTCGGCGCACGCGTGACCGTCGTGGAGCTGGACCCCGTCCGCGCGCTGCAGGCGTCGATGGACGGGTTCGCCGTGGCCTCGCTGGAAGAGGCCGCTGCGAGCGGCGGCATGCTGATCTCCGCGACGGGCGAGCGGGCGACGATCCCGCTGAGCGCGCTGGAAGCGGCGCCCGAGGGCGCGATCGTCACGGTCGCCGGCGGCGTCGACGGGGAGGTATCCATTGACGAGGCCGTGGCCGCCTCCTGGGTCATGGCCGAGTCGGGCGATCCCCACGTGCAGACCCTGACCAGCCCCTCCGGCAAAACGCTGCGCGTCCTCGAGCGCGGGGAGGGCATCAACTACACGGCGGGCGAGGGAAACCCCATCGAAATCATGGACATGAGCTTCGGCGTGCAGCTGGCATCCCTGCGCGAGCTCCTCACCCACGAAGGCGAGCTATCCCCCGGCCTGCACGACCTGCCGCGCGAGGCCGACGACGCGGTGGCAGCGGCGGCGCTGGGCGCCCTGTCCCTGTCATAA
- a CDS encoding amidohydrolase family protein: MSDVVVWSAGMVIPITAPSILDGAVAVRDGRIEHVGARDWVVETLTQRGLSFTERHFDGVLLPGLVNAHTHLQYTGMASVGAGQYRGFDDWARAFDEVYDAGGLDWGGDAAAGARLLLASGTTAAADVVTDAAAASALHDAGLHGVAYWEVMSWSNEEWRARGEREVSASLDAMPTPPAVGISPHAPYSLDAEPLLDLPDMARRRGMRIHIHLGESHSEAEWSETRTTALADLWKSEHSSSFTAMRSRGGGFSSTQFVDQLGVLGPDCHVAHGVYMRADDRRRLRARQTAVALCPRSNHVIGLDAPPVGAYLSEGNMIAVGTDSLSSSPSLDLLEDVAFLFDLARSQGYEDQDLARRLLQAATLGGATAMGLATGPDRLGQLQSGAVADMCVVDVPVTSIVETIDTVARHGAGRVVETIVSGRVRYSTSH; this comes from the coding sequence ATGAGCGACGTGGTCGTCTGGTCCGCCGGCATGGTCATCCCGATCACCGCCCCCTCGATCCTCGACGGCGCTGTCGCCGTGCGCGACGGGCGCATCGAGCACGTGGGAGCGCGCGACTGGGTCGTCGAAACGCTCACGCAGCGCGGCCTTTCCTTCACCGAACGCCACTTTGACGGCGTGCTGCTCCCCGGCCTCGTCAATGCGCACACGCACCTGCAGTACACGGGCATGGCGTCCGTGGGCGCGGGGCAGTACCGCGGTTTTGACGACTGGGCGCGCGCCTTCGACGAGGTCTACGACGCGGGCGGCCTGGACTGGGGAGGCGACGCGGCCGCTGGCGCCCGACTGCTCCTGGCCAGCGGCACGACCGCCGCCGCCGACGTGGTGACGGACGCCGCCGCGGCTTCGGCACTGCACGACGCCGGGCTGCACGGCGTCGCCTACTGGGAGGTCATGAGCTGGTCGAACGAGGAGTGGCGAGCCCGAGGCGAACGCGAGGTCTCCGCGTCCCTCGACGCCATGCCAACCCCTCCGGCAGTGGGCATCTCCCCGCACGCCCCCTACTCCCTCGACGCCGAGCCGCTACTGGATTTGCCGGACATGGCCAGGCGACGCGGCATGCGCATCCACATCCACCTGGGTGAGTCCCACTCCGAGGCCGAATGGTCCGAGACGCGCACGACCGCCCTGGCCGACCTGTGGAAGAGCGAGCACTCCTCGTCGTTCACGGCGATGCGCTCGCGCGGCGGCGGCTTCTCTTCGACGCAGTTCGTCGATCAGCTGGGCGTCCTCGGGCCCGACTGCCACGTCGCCCACGGCGTGTACATGCGCGCGGACGACCGCAGGCGACTACGCGCCCGCCAGACGGCCGTGGCACTGTGCCCGCGCTCAAACCACGTGATCGGCCTGGACGCGCCGCCCGTCGGTGCCTACCTCAGCGAGGGCAACATGATCGCGGTCGGCACAGACTCCCTGTCCTCCTCCCCCTCCCTTGACCTGCTCGAGGACGTCGCCTTTCTCTTCGACCTGGCGCGATCCCAGGGCTACGAGGACCAGGACCTGGCGCGCCGCCTCCTGCAGGCCGCGACCCTGGGCGGTGCCACCGCGATGGGCCTGGCGACCGGCCCCGACCGCCTGGGTCAGCTCCAGTCGGGTGCCGTCGCCGACATGTGCGTCGTCGACGTGCCCGTCACCTCGATCGTGGAGACCATCGACACCGTCGCCCGCCACGGTGCCGGTCGCGTCGTCGAAACCATCGTGTCCGGGCGCGTGCGCTACTCGACCTCTCACTGA
- a CDS encoding cupin domain-containing protein encodes MTDVSPLIDAMGLAPHPEGGHYRRTWTAPAQVDTPRGSRHSASAIIFLLDRDEEARWHLVHSDELWIWSGPGALEVHLGGSGDAPEADPCIVTLGSPASTQASDPSNPVQILVPAGTWQRTFARGNYALATCVVSPEFTFDDWKLAEGV; translated from the coding sequence ATGACCGACGTGTCCCCGCTGATTGATGCCATGGGCCTCGCACCCCACCCCGAGGGCGGCCACTACCGCCGCACGTGGACCGCGCCCGCGCAGGTGGACACGCCGCGCGGGAGCCGCCACAGTGCCTCCGCGATCATCTTCCTCCTCGACCGCGACGAGGAGGCCCGCTGGCACCTCGTCCACTCCGACGAACTGTGGATCTGGTCGGGGCCCGGCGCCCTCGAGGTACACCTGGGAGGCAGCGGCGACGCTCCCGAGGCCGACCCGTGCATCGTGACGTTGGGCTCTCCAGCCAGCACACAGGCATCCGATCCGAGCAACCCCGTGCAGATCCTCGTGCCCGCCGGCACCTGGCAGCGCACCTTCGCCCGCGGCAACTACGCGCTGGCCACCTGCGTGGTCTCCCCCGAGTTCACCTTCGACGACTGGAAGCTCGCCGAAGGCGTCTGA
- a CDS encoding ABC transporter substrate-binding protein, which yields MRRSVRSLAAVAAVAALGLAACTGGTSSSSSADAEQTYGPGALPTVTEGKLTVATSDPAYSPWILDNDPASGEGYESAVIYALAEELGYTADNVQWVRATFDASITPGAKDWDLNIQQFSITDERKNAVDFTSPYYTTTSAIITKAGTPAANAKSIADLKDVLIGVQAGTTSQQFASDHLESGLTQKLQMFNSSDDTVLALQTGRVDAIVVDLPTAFYMVSAQIDDGVIIGQFDDTTGGEEYGIVLPKGSKLTPTVSAAVDRLASSGKLAELQEKWLNEAQNVPTLK from the coding sequence ATGCGCCGCTCTGTCCGTTCCCTCGCTGCCGTTGCCGCCGTCGCGGCCCTCGGCCTGGCCGCCTGCACGGGCGGCACGAGCTCCTCTTCTTCCGCCGACGCCGAGCAGACCTACGGCCCCGGCGCGCTGCCGACCGTGACGGAAGGCAAGCTCACCGTCGCTACCTCCGATCCGGCCTACTCGCCGTGGATCCTGGACAACGACCCGGCCTCAGGCGAAGGCTACGAGTCGGCCGTCATCTACGCGCTGGCCGAGGAACTCGGCTACACCGCCGACAACGTCCAGTGGGTGCGCGCCACCTTCGACGCGTCGATCACCCCCGGCGCCAAGGACTGGGATCTGAACATTCAGCAGTTCTCCATCACCGACGAGCGCAAGAACGCCGTCGACTTCACGTCCCCGTACTACACGACCACCTCGGCGATCATCACCAAGGCTGGCACCCCAGCCGCCAACGCGAAGTCCATCGCTGACCTCAAGGACGTCCTGATCGGCGTCCAGGCCGGTACGACGTCGCAGCAGTTCGCTTCCGATCACCTGGAGTCCGGCCTGACCCAGAAGCTGCAGATGTTCAACTCCTCCGACGACACGGTCCTGGCCCTGCAGACGGGCCGCGTGGACGCGATCGTCGTCGACCTTCCGACCGCGTTCTACATGGTCTCCGCGCAGATCGATGACGGCGTCATCATCGGCCAGTTCGACGACACGACGGGCGGCGAGGAGTACGGCATCGTCCTGCCCAAGGGCTCCAAGCTGACCCCCACGGTTTCCGCTGCGGTCGATCGCCTGGCCTCATCCGGCAAGCTCGCCGAGCTGCAGGAAAAGTGGCTGAACGAGGCACAGAACGTGCCCACCCTTAAGTGA
- a CDS encoding amino acid ABC transporter permease: MSDYSSDAAATLTVSAVERGRRAYRRKQTVRSILISLASTVVVAGVLIAVVVNSDGWEATRNTFFNGKYFVEAFPQVLSGLWLNIRILLISVLGVAVFATLLAAARTLAGPVFFPIRFLAAAYTDIFRGVPFLVVLYLIGFGIPALNPMTRIPTAFLGTVALILTYSSYVAEVLRAGLDSVHPSQRYAARSLGLSHGQTLRMIIVPQAIRKVTPALMNDFISMQKDVGLISVLGAVDAIRSAQMVQAKTYNMTSYVVAGLLFIILSFPFIRLSDWYTARLRKREQMGGTV; this comes from the coding sequence ATGAGTGACTACTCAAGTGACGCGGCGGCCACGCTCACCGTTTCGGCGGTTGAGCGTGGCCGCCGCGCTTATCGGCGCAAGCAGACGGTCCGGTCCATTCTCATCTCCCTGGCTTCCACGGTCGTGGTCGCGGGAGTCCTCATCGCCGTGGTCGTCAACTCCGACGGGTGGGAGGCCACCCGCAACACCTTCTTCAACGGCAAATACTTCGTCGAGGCCTTCCCCCAGGTCCTGTCCGGCCTGTGGCTCAACATCCGGATCCTGCTGATCTCGGTGTTGGGCGTCGCCGTCTTTGCGACTCTGCTGGCGGCCGCGCGCACGCTGGCCGGTCCCGTGTTCTTCCCGATCCGCTTCCTGGCGGCCGCGTACACGGATATTTTCCGAGGCGTCCCCTTCCTGGTCGTCCTCTACCTAATCGGCTTCGGCATCCCCGCCCTTAACCCGATGACGCGCATCCCGACCGCGTTCCTGGGCACGGTCGCGCTGATCCTCACGTACTCCTCGTACGTCGCCGAGGTGCTGCGCGCGGGCCTGGACTCCGTGCACCCCTCCCAGCGTTACGCGGCCCGCTCGCTGGGCCTGTCCCACGGGCAGACGCTGCGGATGATCATCGTGCCGCAGGCGATCCGCAAGGTCACGCCCGCCCTCATGAACGACTTCATTTCCATGCAGAAGGACGTCGGCCTGATCTCGGTCCTGGGCGCGGTCGACGCGATCCGTTCGGCACAGATGGTCCAGGCCAAGACCTACAACATGACGTCCTACGTCGTCGCCGGCCTGCTGTTCATCATCTTGTCGTTCCCCTTCATTCGCCTGTCGGACTGGTACACGGCCCGACTGCGTAAACGCGAGCAGATGGGAGGCACCGTCTGA
- a CDS encoding amino acid ABC transporter ATP-binding protein, producing MSVSTDYEASPTSDNNTPVLRAVGVVKRFGDNIVLRGLDLDVAAHEVVVLLGASGSGKSTLLRCANLLERVDDGQIFLAGEDITDPRANADQIRARIGVVFQHYNLFPHMSVLDNVTLAARKVHGWEKDRAHERGMELLDRIGLKDKAKEYPDRLSGGQQQRVAIARALATNPELLLLDEITAALDPVLVGEVLDLVREIKEQGSTILMATHEISFARQAADRVVFLRGGQIVEQGPPEQVIDNPREQATRDFLARILH from the coding sequence ATGTCGGTCTCCACGGATTACGAGGCCTCCCCCACCTCGGACAACAACACCCCGGTCCTGCGCGCCGTCGGCGTCGTCAAGCGCTTCGGCGACAACATCGTCCTGCGCGGCCTGGACCTGGACGTCGCAGCGCACGAGGTCGTGGTCCTCCTGGGCGCGTCGGGCTCGGGTAAGTCAACGCTGCTGCGCTGCGCGAACCTGCTGGAGCGGGTGGACGACGGCCAGATCTTCCTGGCCGGCGAGGACATCACGGACCCCCGTGCGAACGCGGATCAGATCCGCGCGCGCATCGGCGTGGTGTTCCAGCACTACAACCTGTTCCCGCACATGTCGGTGCTGGACAACGTGACGCTCGCGGCCCGCAAGGTGCACGGCTGGGAAAAGGATCGCGCACACGAGCGCGGCATGGAGCTGTTGGACCGCATCGGCTTGAAGGACAAGGCGAAGGAGTACCCGGATCGCCTGTCGGGTGGCCAGCAGCAGCGCGTCGCCATCGCACGCGCGCTCGCCACGAATCCGGAACTGCTCCTGCTGGACGAGATCACGGCGGCACTGGACCCGGTTCTCGTCGGCGAGGTCCTCGACCTCGTGCGCGAGATCAAGGAGCAGGGCTCGACCATCCTCATGGCGACGCACGAGATCAGCTTCGCCCGCCAGGCGGCCGACCGCGTCGTGTTCCTGCGCGGCGGCCAGATCGTCGAGCAGGGCCCGCCGGAGCAGGTCATCGACAACCCGCGCGAGCAGGCCACCAGGGACTTCCTGGCGCGCATCCTGCACTGA
- a CDS encoding alpha/beta fold hydrolase: MKQIEPFGPFALDSRVTAVAVPSPAGELSGLLTGPSAADLVDGSPSVSPASAPGGAGMNRALLVPGYTGSKEDYSTVLPFLGESGWDVLAYSQRGQGGSAAPSGLGAYGMSDFVGDLIAVAEAWAGSTGRVHLVGHSFGGIVARAAVVARPDLFASVTLFCSGRAVYDWMDTLPILDPLPAGPGARERILRSYFPDMNFDEPGVGWAEFQRIRALDTASENLVGIARILSQLRPDTPALAATGVPVHVLYGDQDEIWPPSCYAEEAADLGARQSVIRGGTHSPQLQFPQQWAEFASSYWADVESGALVWSM; this comes from the coding sequence GTGAAACAAATTGAGCCCTTTGGACCTTTCGCGTTGGACTCCCGCGTGACTGCCGTTGCCGTCCCCTCGCCGGCCGGCGAGCTAAGCGGCCTGCTGACCGGCCCGAGCGCCGCCGACCTCGTCGACGGCTCCCCCTCGGTCTCGCCGGCCTCCGCGCCGGGAGGTGCCGGGATGAATCGCGCCCTCCTCGTCCCCGGATACACCGGTTCCAAGGAGGACTACTCGACCGTCCTGCCCTTCCTCGGGGAATCGGGCTGGGATGTCCTGGCATATTCGCAACGAGGCCAGGGCGGGTCCGCCGCACCGAGTGGCCTGGGCGCGTACGGGATGAGCGACTTCGTCGGCGACCTCATCGCCGTCGCCGAGGCCTGGGCTGGTTCGACGGGGCGCGTGCACCTCGTGGGCCACTCCTTCGGCGGAATCGTCGCGCGCGCTGCCGTCGTCGCCCGCCCCGACCTCTTCGCCTCCGTGACCCTCTTCTGCTCGGGCCGAGCCGTCTACGACTGGATGGACACCCTGCCGATCCTCGACCCCCTGCCCGCGGGCCCCGGCGCGCGCGAGCGGATCCTACGCTCCTACTTCCCCGACATGAACTTTGACGAACCCGGCGTCGGGTGGGCGGAGTTCCAGCGTATTCGTGCCCTGGACACGGCATCGGAGAACTTGGTCGGCATCGCCCGTATCCTCTCCCAGCTACGCCCCGACACCCCGGCGCTCGCAGCAACGGGCGTGCCCGTCCACGTGCTGTACGGGGATCAGGACGAGATCTGGCCGCCGTCGTGTTACGCCGAGGAGGCCGCCGACCTGGGTGCGCGCCAGAGCGTCATTCGCGGAGGCACGCACAGCCCGCAGCTGCAGTTCCCGCAGCAGTGGGCCGAGTTTGCCAGCTCTTACTGGGCGGACGTGGAATCGGGGGCGCTGGTCTGGTCCATGTGA
- a CDS encoding NADPH-dependent oxidoreductase — MTNETIASQLAHRTIRAYKDQPLTEAEVDTLMDVARHTATSSFLQACTILHITDPQVRARIADASGQPYVGGTKGDLFIFVADLYRNSRIRAEQGVSSEALSSTNLFLTGAEDALLAAQNVVVAAESMGLGTVYLGSILADPRGVVDALELPELTFPIVGLLVGHSDQDPGQKPRLPLSVITAKNTYPRVESYTRALADYDREVTEYYDLRAGARLESFTHLVANGIGVGGAHVSPILQVLNEQGLCLH, encoded by the coding sequence ATGACGAACGAGACGATTGCGAGCCAGCTCGCCCACCGTACGATCCGCGCCTACAAGGACCAGCCCCTCACCGAGGCCGAGGTCGACACTCTCATGGACGTGGCCCGCCATACGGCCACCTCCTCCTTCCTGCAGGCGTGCACGATCCTGCACATCACCGACCCGCAGGTGCGGGCCAGGATCGCGGACGCCTCCGGCCAGCCTTACGTGGGCGGGACGAAGGGTGACCTGTTTATCTTCGTCGCGGACCTGTACCGCAACAGCCGCATCCGCGCCGAGCAGGGCGTGTCCTCGGAGGCCCTGTCCTCGACGAACCTCTTCCTGACGGGGGCCGAGGACGCTCTGCTGGCCGCCCAAAACGTGGTCGTGGCCGCCGAGTCGATGGGGTTGGGCACCGTCTACCTCGGCTCGATCCTGGCGGATCCGCGCGGCGTCGTCGACGCGCTCGAGTTGCCGGAGCTGACCTTCCCGATTGTGGGCTTGCTCGTCGGCCACTCGGACCAGGATCCGGGCCAGAAGCCCCGCCTGCCCCTATCGGTCATCACCGCAAAGAACACGTACCCCCGCGTCGAGTCCTACACTCGGGCGCTGGCCGACTACGACCGTGAGGTCACCGAGTATTACGACCTGCGCGCCGGCGCGCGCTTGGAGTCCTTCACTCACCTGGTCGCGAATGGGATCGGGGTGGGCGGCGCGCACGTCTCCCCCATCCTGCAGGTCCTCAACGAGCAGGGCCTCTGCCTGCACTGA
- a CDS encoding response regulator, whose product MTLTILSLEDEADVRDALERDLEQFWDKIRLEVAEDVDDAWTVIDEIVEDGDELALVLSDHRLPGKSGVDFLVELMKDERFGATRTVLVTGQADQSDTIRAVNQAGLDYYIGKPWNPEELRTVVRDQLTEYVLESGVNPLPYVSVLDGVRVMEAIR is encoded by the coding sequence ATGACCCTGACAATCCTGTCCCTTGAGGACGAAGCGGACGTGCGCGACGCGCTCGAGCGCGATCTTGAACAGTTCTGGGACAAGATCCGGCTCGAAGTCGCCGAGGACGTTGACGACGCCTGGACCGTCATTGACGAGATCGTCGAGGACGGGGACGAGTTAGCGCTGGTCCTGTCCGACCATCGCCTGCCCGGAAAGTCGGGCGTTGACTTCCTCGTGGAGCTCATGAAGGACGAGCGTTTCGGCGCGACCCGCACGGTGCTGGTCACCGGCCAGGCGGACCAGTCCGATACGATCCGCGCCGTGAACCAGGCGGGTCTGGATTACTACATCGGCAAGCCGTGGAACCCCGAGGAGCTACGAACCGTCGTGCGTGACCAGCTCACCGAGTACGTCCTGGAGTCCGGCGTGAACCCCCTGCCCTACGTGAGCGTGCTTGACGGCGTGCGCGTCATGGAGGCGATCCGCTAA
- a CDS encoding sensor histidine kinase, with amino-acid sequence MLARTDVRAAGHRTGHPIHMLVVGDNSRAIAAPVTRDLAHAFPGLCLDRIDGREDLTVYEAGLRPGDHVLMGLVTSEVDDIDALIDRARTFPALQRMQWVVVTDKSEHRDLSRCMQSGALASVLKSPWTVPLLSGQAYSTMVRYLRGCGYSGSQIRSLIADPPPFAVQGPLLEGLDRDEREVVMELLAGVERVLGQRPRLIVPEGTQLVTQGEPVGAVYLVLDGQVSLHRDSPQGEVLAHLASSGPLIGLVSLARAEDAFFTGETATEATLVRLTTEQLQIVISEDPSIGGTLTALAIRSLTRRLMRAEDLHLENAMLAEDLEAQKQALAATLEDLRATRAELVERARFAMLGELSAGIAHELNNPVTALVRAAKHLHEDVDAALAAPAPASSREAMARALTAPPRSTSVERALMKELLPVVGDRTLARRLVRAGIQGADGARALAQIPGGIDAYEAGARLGGSLRSVLAAGDRVIELTQSLKGYARPDAEDLKPVDVREGIDDVLRLTAHRVRGIRIDCDYEDVPAVRAHPAKLQQVWTNLIVNAAEAIEDETADLDAAAEVSGGVPELPARGEAEALIRITVRPTPEGVSVNIQDNGPGIDPGIVDKIMEPHFTTKAGRVRFGLGMGMSIVRSIIADHGGTLTIDSHPGSTIMRISLPAQPHEEES; translated from the coding sequence GTGTTGGCCCGTACGGATGTGCGCGCTGCCGGGCACCGCACCGGACACCCGATTCACATGCTGGTTGTGGGCGATAATTCGCGCGCGATCGCCGCTCCCGTCACGAGGGACCTGGCGCACGCATTCCCGGGCCTGTGCCTCGACCGTATTGATGGGAGAGAGGACCTGACCGTCTACGAGGCGGGCCTGAGGCCGGGCGATCACGTGCTCATGGGCCTGGTGACCTCGGAGGTCGATGACATCGACGCGCTCATTGATCGGGCGCGGACCTTCCCGGCGCTGCAGCGCATGCAGTGGGTCGTGGTCACGGACAAGTCCGAGCATCGCGACCTGTCCCGGTGCATGCAGTCGGGAGCGCTCGCCTCGGTCCTGAAGTCACCGTGGACGGTTCCCTTGCTGTCGGGCCAGGCGTACTCGACGATGGTGCGCTACCTGCGGGGGTGCGGATACTCGGGTAGTCAGATTCGCTCGCTCATTGCCGACCCCCCGCCGTTTGCCGTGCAGGGCCCGCTCCTGGAGGGATTGGACCGCGATGAGCGCGAGGTCGTCATGGAGCTGCTTGCTGGCGTGGAGCGGGTGCTCGGCCAGCGCCCGCGCCTGATCGTCCCGGAGGGCACGCAGTTGGTGACGCAGGGCGAGCCGGTGGGGGCCGTCTACCTGGTGCTCGACGGGCAGGTCTCCCTGCACAGGGATTCCCCGCAGGGCGAGGTCTTGGCGCATTTGGCCTCGTCGGGCCCGCTCATCGGCCTGGTGTCTCTGGCCCGCGCGGAGGACGCGTTCTTTACGGGCGAGACGGCGACCGAGGCGACGCTCGTGCGCCTGACGACCGAGCAGCTCCAGATCGTCATCTCCGAGGACCCGTCGATCGGCGGGACGCTGACGGCGCTCGCGATCCGCTCGCTGACGCGTCGCCTCATGCGCGCCGAGGACCTCCACCTGGAAAATGCGATGCTCGCCGAGGACCTCGAGGCGCAGAAGCAAGCCCTGGCCGCCACGCTTGAGGACCTGCGCGCCACCCGCGCAGAGCTGGTCGAACGCGCGCGCTTCGCCATGCTCGGCGAGCTCAGCGCCGGCATCGCCCACGAGCTCAACAACCCGGTGACGGCCCTCGTGCGCGCCGCCAAGCACCTGCACGAGGACGTCGACGCGGCGCTCGCGGCCCCGGCCCCGGCCTCGTCGAGGGAAGCGATGGCCCGGGCGCTGACCGCACCCCCGCGCTCCACCTCGGTTGAGCGCGCCCTCATGAAGGAGCTCCTGCCCGTCGTTGGTGACCGCACGCTCGCCCGGCGCCTCGTGCGAGCGGGGATTCAGGGGGCCGACGGGGCGCGTGCGCTCGCGCAGATCCCGGGCGGTATCGACGCGTACGAGGCCGGGGCGCGCCTGGGCGGGTCCCTGCGCTCGGTGCTCGCCGCGGGTGACCGCGTCATCGAGCTGACCCAGTCCCTCAAGGGATATGCGCGCCCGGACGCTGAGGACCTCAAGCCCGTAGATGTGCGTGAAGGCATCGACGATGTTCTGCGGCTCACCGCTCACAGGGTCCGCGGCATCCGCATCGACTGTGACTACGAGGATGTGCCGGCCGTGCGCGCGCACCCCGCGAAGCTGCAGCAGGTGTGGACAAACCTCATCGTCAACGCCGCCGAGGCCATCGAAGATGAGACAGCCGACCTGGATGCGGCCGCCGAGGTGTCGGGCGGCGTGCCCGAGCTGCCAGCCCGTGGCGAGGCTGAGGCCCTCATCCGGATCACCGTGCGCCCCACGCCCGAAGGCGTGAGCGTCAACATCCAGGACAACGGTCCGGGCATCGACCCGGGAATCGTCGACAAGATCATGGAGCCGCACTTCACCACCAAGGCGGGGCGCGTCCGATTCGGGCTGGGCATGGGCATGTCCATCGTCCGATCCATTATCGCCGATCACGGGGGCACCCTCACGATCGACTCTCACCCGGGATCCACGATCATGCGGATCTCGTTGCCCGCCCAACCACACGAGGAGGAATCATGA